A window from Halomicrobium urmianum encodes these proteins:
- a CDS encoding DUF1611 domain-containing protein encodes MDVAILAHDRFPDDAKTAVGVLRYGDHDVRAVLDRSTAGERVRDHLPDVQDAPIVASMDEVPEVDALLIGIAPIGGGFEDDWRPDVRAALERGCDVIAGLHYMLSEDEELAALAADHGAKLRDLRRPPEDLSVADGTAGAVDADVVVTVGTDCSTGKMTTSFELRDAARERGVDAAVVPTGQTGIAIADRGIAVDRVIADFAAGAVERLVLEEGDRDLLIVEGQGALVHPAYSGVTTSILHGAQPDALVLCHVAGREVVHGYESFPLPAVEEYADLYERMAAPVSGADVVAGALNTRRLDEDGAREAVAEYGDALGLPATDPIRFDADALLEALP; translated from the coding sequence ATGGACGTCGCCATTCTCGCTCACGACAGGTTCCCGGACGACGCGAAGACGGCCGTGGGCGTGTTGCGCTACGGCGACCACGACGTGCGCGCGGTGCTGGACCGGTCGACCGCGGGCGAGCGCGTGCGCGACCACCTGCCGGACGTGCAGGACGCGCCAATCGTCGCGTCGATGGACGAGGTGCCCGAAGTCGACGCCCTGCTGATCGGCATCGCCCCCATCGGCGGGGGGTTCGAGGATGACTGGCGGCCGGACGTGCGGGCGGCGCTGGAGCGGGGCTGCGACGTGATCGCCGGACTCCACTACATGCTCTCGGAGGACGAGGAGCTCGCCGCGCTCGCGGCGGACCACGGCGCAAAGCTGCGTGACCTGCGCCGGCCGCCCGAGGACCTGAGCGTCGCCGACGGCACCGCCGGTGCCGTGGACGCCGACGTGGTGGTGACGGTGGGGACGGACTGCTCGACGGGGAAGATGACCACGAGCTTCGAGCTCCGGGACGCGGCCCGGGAGCGGGGGGTCGACGCCGCCGTCGTCCCGACCGGTCAGACCGGCATCGCCATCGCGGACCGCGGTATCGCCGTCGACCGGGTGATCGCCGACTTCGCGGCGGGCGCCGTCGAGCGACTCGTCCTGGAGGAGGGCGACCGCGACCTGCTGATCGTCGAGGGGCAGGGGGCGCTGGTCCACCCCGCCTACTCCGGCGTGACGACGAGCATCCTCCACGGCGCCCAGCCCGACGCGCTGGTGCTGTGTCACGTCGCCGGCCGGGAGGTCGTCCACGGCTACGAGTCGTTCCCGCTGCCCGCGGTCGAGGAGTACGCCGACCTCTACGAGCGGATGGCCGCGCCCGTCAGCGGGGCCGACGTCGTCGCCGGCGCGCTCAACACCCGTCGGCTGGACGAGGACGGCGCTCGCGAGGCCGTGGCGGAGTACGGCGACGCGCTGGGCCTCCCGGCGACCGACCCGATCCGGTTCGACGCCGACGCGCTTCTGGAGGCGCTGCCGTGA